A window from Akkermansia muciniphila encodes these proteins:
- a CDS encoding fumarate hydratase, giving the protein MATPDFHYQDPFPIEKDDTQYRLITSDYVSVGDFEGHPMLKVQPEGLRLLAAEAFHDVAFFLRPAHLKQVAAILDDPEASANDKSVALTMLRNAEVASAGILPFCQDTGTATIVGKKGQQVWTGCDDCEQLSHGVYDAYTQNNLRYSQTVALDMYTEKNTGTNLPAQIDIEAVEGMKYSFLFVAKGGGSANKTYLYQETKALLNPATLKKFLVEKMSTLGTAACPPYHIAFVIGGTSAEKCLKTVKMASTKYYDNLPTTGNEYGRAFRDLELEKELHEEACKLGLGAQFGGKWYALDVRVIRLPRHGASCPVGLGVSCSADRNAKAKITPEGIFIEQLETNPGQYIPEALRMTSSESVSIDLNRPMKEVLAELSKYPVTTRLSLNGTIIVARDIAHAKLKERLEKGEGMPQYMKDHPVYYAGPAKTPEGYPSGSFGPTTAGRMDSYVDLFQENGGSMIMIAKGNRSQQVTDACQKHGGFYLGSIGGPAAILAKDNIKKVELLEYPELGMEAIWKIEVEDFPAFILVDDKGNDFFAKIREGWACAGCAH; this is encoded by the coding sequence ATGGCAACACCGGATTTTCATTACCAGGATCCTTTTCCCATTGAAAAGGATGACACCCAGTACCGCCTCATCACGTCCGACTACGTGAGCGTGGGGGACTTTGAAGGGCACCCCATGCTCAAGGTACAGCCGGAGGGCCTGCGCCTGCTGGCCGCGGAAGCCTTCCATGACGTGGCCTTTTTCCTGCGCCCCGCCCACCTGAAGCAGGTGGCCGCCATTCTGGATGATCCGGAAGCCAGCGCCAATGACAAAAGCGTGGCCCTGACGATGCTCCGCAACGCGGAGGTGGCCTCCGCCGGAATCCTGCCCTTCTGCCAGGACACGGGCACCGCCACCATCGTGGGCAAGAAGGGCCAGCAGGTCTGGACCGGCTGCGATGACTGCGAACAGCTTTCCCACGGCGTTTACGACGCTTACACCCAGAACAACCTGCGCTATTCCCAGACGGTGGCGCTGGACATGTACACGGAAAAGAACACCGGGACCAACCTGCCCGCCCAGATTGACATTGAAGCCGTGGAAGGCATGAAGTACTCCTTCCTCTTCGTTGCCAAGGGCGGCGGCTCCGCCAACAAGACCTACCTTTACCAGGAAACGAAGGCCCTGCTGAATCCGGCCACGCTGAAGAAGTTCCTGGTGGAGAAGATGAGCACGCTGGGCACGGCGGCCTGCCCGCCCTACCACATCGCCTTCGTCATCGGCGGCACGTCCGCGGAAAAGTGCCTGAAGACGGTGAAGATGGCTTCCACCAAGTATTATGACAACCTGCCCACCACGGGCAACGAGTACGGCCGCGCCTTCCGCGACCTGGAGCTGGAAAAGGAACTGCATGAAGAAGCCTGCAAGCTGGGCCTGGGCGCCCAGTTCGGCGGCAAGTGGTATGCGCTGGACGTGCGCGTCATCCGCCTGCCCCGCCACGGAGCCTCCTGCCCGGTGGGCCTGGGCGTCTCCTGCTCCGCGGACCGCAACGCGAAGGCCAAGATCACGCCGGAAGGCATCTTCATTGAGCAGCTGGAAACCAACCCCGGACAGTACATTCCGGAAGCGCTGCGCATGACCTCCAGCGAGTCCGTCTCCATTGACCTGAACCGCCCGATGAAGGAAGTGCTGGCGGAACTGAGCAAGTACCCCGTCACCACGCGCCTGAGCCTGAACGGCACCATCATCGTGGCGCGCGACATCGCCCACGCCAAGCTGAAGGAACGCCTGGAAAAGGGTGAAGGCATGCCCCAGTACATGAAGGACCATCCCGTGTACTACGCCGGCCCGGCCAAGACCCCGGAAGGGTATCCCTCCGGCTCCTTCGGCCCCACCACCGCGGGCCGCATGGATTCCTACGTGGACCTGTTCCAAGAAAACGGCGGCTCCATGATCATGATCGCCAAGGGCAACCGCAGCCAGCAGGTGACGGACGCCTGCCAGAAGCACGGCGGCTTTTACCTGGGCTCCATCGGCGGTCCCGCCGCCATCCTGGCCAAGGACAACATCAAGAAGGTGGAACTGCTGGAATACCCGGAACTGGGCATGGAAGCCATCTGGAAGATTGAGGTGGAGGATTTCCCCGCCTTCATTCTGGTGGACGACAAGGGCAACGATTTCTTCGCGAAGATCCGCGAAGGCTGGGCCTGCGCCGGCTGCGCCCATTAA
- a CDS encoding SecDF P1 head subdomain-containing protein, giving the protein MMRQLLCLLLLSAFWLPLSALAETVQPPPSIAVRIVHPDSLTLAREGKPAPEGYTPYVYEFLTRDGKMQRERLFLKDEPVITEREVERADADLSTPGQINITLNTRGGREMKKTTSAMKLGRDRLAVLVHGRVTMAPVVQAILSNTFVISGLDKANEAENLAELLNRRAAAGKAASFTPRDLALYAVHPDSDRLVKEGTLSVPGYRLWSRPGTEEGKNAEKEYLFLGNVPIVTGDYAQSARPNPDYPGHLDIVWNEDAYRKLEQACAALRPGKDRIAVVLRGDILSTPVLHGMPSHNTLISVPGDDRRLDDLCTAINTQLPPLTEQQQRKAKEELAVYPVHPRSAELEQRFLPELRQGKTIHLKSGFRSVPYTRPDFPEPVPSWAFIRQESLIGPEDVRYAAREQDGTIMYSLLPQAWKKLRSFMDGSPAGTVAVAIVFQGKIHQVFNIKNNLWQMWGIPLITSIQPISVICILTPEEERRMHREFLYHVFRDMLFPVSPWFFKNCVPFRTLGEQKPFLMIDSGLDRP; this is encoded by the coding sequence ATGATGAGACAACTACTCTGCCTGCTGCTCCTTTCCGCCTTCTGGCTCCCGCTTTCCGCCCTGGCGGAAACGGTCCAGCCCCCTCCGTCCATTGCCGTCAGGATAGTGCATCCGGACAGCCTGACGCTGGCCCGGGAAGGGAAACCGGCCCCGGAAGGGTACACGCCTTATGTGTATGAATTCCTCACCCGCGACGGAAAAATGCAGCGGGAACGGCTGTTTCTGAAAGACGAACCTGTCATTACGGAGAGGGAGGTGGAACGGGCAGACGCCGACCTGAGCACACCGGGACAGATCAACATCACCCTGAACACACGGGGCGGAAGGGAGATGAAAAAGACGACCTCCGCCATGAAACTGGGGCGTGACCGTCTGGCGGTTCTGGTCCATGGAAGGGTAACCATGGCTCCCGTCGTGCAGGCCATTCTTTCCAATACCTTCGTCATCTCCGGACTGGACAAGGCAAATGAAGCTGAAAACCTGGCTGAACTGCTCAACCGCAGGGCTGCCGCCGGAAAGGCTGCTTCCTTTACTCCCCGTGACCTGGCACTGTATGCCGTTCATCCGGACAGCGACCGGCTGGTGAAGGAAGGAACGCTCTCCGTACCGGGCTACCGGCTTTGGAGCCGCCCCGGCACGGAGGAAGGAAAGAACGCGGAGAAGGAATACCTGTTTCTGGGGAACGTCCCCATCGTCACCGGGGATTACGCCCAGTCCGCACGCCCCAATCCGGATTATCCGGGGCATCTGGACATCGTCTGGAATGAAGATGCGTACAGGAAGCTGGAACAGGCCTGCGCCGCCCTCCGGCCCGGCAAGGACAGAATAGCCGTGGTCCTGCGCGGAGACATCCTGTCCACGCCCGTGCTCCATGGAATGCCCTCCCACAACACCCTCATTTCCGTACCGGGGGATGACCGCCGGCTGGATGACCTCTGCACGGCCATCAATACCCAGCTTCCGCCGCTCACGGAACAGCAGCAGAGGAAAGCGAAAGAGGAGCTGGCCGTTTATCCCGTGCATCCCCGCAGCGCGGAGCTGGAACAGCGGTTCCTCCCGGAACTCCGGCAGGGGAAAACCATTCATCTGAAAAGCGGGTTCCGCTCCGTCCCTTACACCCGCCCTGATTTCCCGGAGCCTGTTCCATCCTGGGCCTTCATCCGGCAGGAATCCCTGATCGGCCCGGAGGATGTCCGGTACGCGGCACGGGAACAGGACGGAACCATCATGTACAGCCTGCTGCCCCAGGCGTGGAAGAAGCTGCGTTCCTTCATGGACGGAAGTCCAGCGGGAACCGTGGCCGTGGCGATTGTCTTCCAGGGGAAAATACACCAGGTATTCAACATCAAAAACAACTTGTGGCAGATGTGGGGAATCCCCCTGATCACTTCCATTCAGCCCATTTCCGTCATTTGCATTCTCACTCCGGAAGAGGAACGGCGCATGCACCGGGAATTCCTGTATCACGTCTTCAGGGATATGCTGTTTCCCGTCAGCCCGTGGTTCTTTAAAAACTGCGTTCCGTTCCGTACGCTGGGTGAACAGAAGCCTTTTTTAATGATTGATTCCGGCCTGGACCGTCCCTGA
- a CDS encoding GrpB family protein yields MTQEIYWELLAWLFRSFLAVTAFAFVVAGYQALRCRPRCGNGQGRRGNPGRRDALPRRLPGRGAGEIDFSPRLPYLPGMSSRLPDESALPSMNLEELWRLFPVILSDPRPEWAEIYRREKDALESAVPGHCIRRLSHFGSTSVPGLAAKPTIDILLEVGPDSLVFEIPSLVEKCGYREMHRDQEQMRLVLVKGYTEKGFRGQAFHLHVRPWRDWDELYFRDYLAAHPEEARKYAALKRSLKEKFEFNRDAYTEGKTELITAMTRRAREEMPGRYVP; encoded by the coding sequence ATGACTCAAGAGATTTATTGGGAACTGCTGGCCTGGCTGTTCCGCTCCTTCCTGGCGGTGACCGCCTTCGCCTTTGTCGTGGCGGGATACCAGGCGCTGCGGTGCCGCCCCCGGTGCGGGAACGGGCAGGGCAGGCGGGGGAATCCGGGAAGAAGGGATGCGCTTCCCCGGCGGCTGCCGGGCAGGGGCGCCGGGGAAATTGACTTCTCCCCCCGTCTCCCGTATCTTCCGGGAATGTCCAGCCGTCTTCCGGATGAATCCGCTTTGCCCTCCATGAACCTTGAAGAGCTTTGGCGGCTGTTCCCTGTTATATTAAGTGATCCCAGGCCGGAATGGGCGGAAATCTACCGGAGGGAAAAGGATGCCCTGGAATCCGCCGTGCCGGGCCATTGCATCCGGCGCCTTTCCCACTTCGGCAGTACATCCGTTCCCGGCCTGGCGGCCAAACCCACCATTGACATTCTGCTGGAGGTGGGGCCGGATTCCTTGGTTTTTGAAATTCCTTCCCTGGTGGAGAAGTGCGGTTACCGGGAGATGCACCGTGACCAGGAGCAGATGCGCCTGGTGCTGGTGAAGGGGTATACGGAGAAAGGCTTCCGGGGGCAGGCCTTCCACCTGCATGTGCGCCCCTGGCGGGATTGGGATGAACTCTACTTCCGGGACTACCTGGCCGCCCACCCGGAAGAGGCGCGGAAATACGCCGCGCTCAAACGCTCTTTAAAAGAGAAGTTTGAGTTCAACCGTGACGCTTATACGGAAGGGAAAACGGAGCTCATCACGGCCATGACCCGCCGGGCGCGGGAGGAAATGCCGGGCAGGTACGTTCCGTAA
- the hisC gene encoding histidinol-phosphate transaminase: protein MSIESFANQHVLELVAYQPGKPIEETARELGLDPHDIVKLASNENPLGPSPKAVEAVARAAAGVNIYPDGAAFRLRSAIAEFCGVEFGQTVVGTGSSEVIELMCHALLNPQAEVVAARHAFSMYPVMSQLFGSTYVEVPNKPDWTHDLNGFLDAVTDRTRIIFITNPTNPVGTVVTQQEIDEFMDKVPEHVLVCFDEAYREFSDNPPDTLKFVREGRNVIVLRTFSKAYGLAGLRVGYGVAPEHVTVMLHKARAPFNLHVLAQEAALAALADAEHVRRTVENNAAGMRFYEESFREMGLEWIPSQGNFILVKVGQGRKVFSDMLAKGVIVRAQDGYGLPEWIRISIGTPAENARCIEVLREVL from the coding sequence ATGAGTATTGAAAGTTTCGCAAATCAGCATGTGCTGGAATTGGTGGCTTATCAGCCGGGCAAGCCGATTGAGGAGACGGCCCGGGAACTGGGCCTGGACCCTCATGATATTGTGAAACTGGCGTCCAATGAAAATCCGCTGGGGCCGTCCCCCAAGGCGGTGGAGGCCGTTGCCCGCGCGGCTGCCGGCGTTAATATTTATCCGGACGGCGCGGCTTTCCGGCTGCGTTCCGCCATTGCGGAGTTCTGCGGCGTGGAGTTTGGCCAGACCGTGGTGGGAACGGGCAGCAGCGAGGTGATTGAACTGATGTGCCATGCCCTGCTGAACCCCCAGGCGGAGGTGGTGGCCGCCAGGCACGCCTTTTCCATGTACCCGGTCATGAGCCAGCTGTTCGGTTCCACGTACGTGGAGGTACCCAACAAGCCGGACTGGACGCATGACCTGAACGGCTTTCTGGACGCCGTTACGGACAGGACGCGCATCATTTTCATCACGAATCCCACCAACCCCGTGGGCACCGTCGTGACCCAGCAGGAGATTGACGAGTTCATGGACAAGGTGCCGGAACATGTGCTGGTGTGCTTTGACGAAGCGTACCGGGAGTTTTCTGACAACCCTCCGGACACGCTGAAGTTCGTGCGGGAGGGCCGCAACGTAATCGTGCTGCGCACCTTCTCCAAGGCCTACGGGCTGGCGGGGCTGCGCGTGGGCTACGGCGTGGCACCGGAACACGTCACCGTCATGCTGCATAAGGCGCGCGCGCCGTTCAACCTGCATGTGCTGGCGCAGGAGGCCGCCCTGGCCGCCCTGGCGGACGCGGAGCACGTGCGCCGCACGGTGGAAAACAACGCCGCGGGCATGCGTTTTTATGAAGAGTCCTTCAGGGAAATGGGCCTGGAATGGATTCCCAGCCAGGGCAACTTCATCCTGGTGAAGGTGGGGCAGGGCCGGAAGGTGTTCAGCGACATGCTGGCCAAGGGCGTGATCGTCCGCGCGCAGGACGGCTACGGCCTGCCGGAGTGGATCCGCATCAGCATAGGCACTCCCGCGGAAAATGCCCGCTGCATTGAAGTTTTAAGGGAAGTTCTTTAA
- a CDS encoding NAD(P)H-dependent oxidoreductase, producing MISPEQYIDGLEWRYACKKFDPDARIEKPTWHALAESLRLSPSSLGLQLWKFVVVTNKELKARLREVSWNQSQVEDCSHYVVLCARRTATQRDVDRYLTQIEFTRHPSAEKLASSADFYTGYVKSLTPEKMHTWLDCQVYIAVGFLLSAAAALRVDSCTIGGMDREKYDEILGLDGTPYRSVVSVALGYRAQDDDYAREAKVRFPASEVIDIRA from the coding sequence ATGATCTCCCCTGAACAATACATTGACGGTCTTGAATGGCGCTACGCCTGCAAGAAGTTTGACCCTGATGCCCGTATTGAGAAACCCACGTGGCACGCGCTGGCGGAAAGCCTGCGCCTCAGCCCGTCTTCCCTGGGCCTCCAGCTCTGGAAATTTGTGGTGGTGACGAACAAGGAATTAAAGGCGCGCCTGCGGGAAGTCTCCTGGAACCAGTCCCAGGTGGAGGACTGCTCCCATTACGTGGTGCTGTGCGCCCGCAGGACGGCCACCCAGCGGGATGTGGACCGCTACCTGACCCAGATTGAGTTCACGCGCCACCCGTCCGCGGAAAAGCTGGCTTCCTCCGCTGATTTCTATACTGGCTACGTAAAATCCCTGACGCCGGAAAAAATGCACACTTGGCTGGACTGCCAGGTATACATTGCCGTGGGCTTCCTGCTCAGCGCGGCGGCCGCCCTGCGGGTGGATTCCTGCACCATCGGCGGCATGGACCGTGAAAAGTATGATGAGATCCTGGGGCTGGACGGCACGCCGTACCGCTCCGTGGTGAGCGTGGCCCTGGGCTACCGCGCGCAGGATGACGATTACGCCCGGGAGGCCAAGGTGCGCTTCCCCGCCAGTGAGGTGATTGACATCCGCGCCTGA
- a CDS encoding beta-hexosaminidase, giving the protein MKKNIFLMLAAFAASPLMGQDAQQIANSLSIPEVKAGARQLPMPSASGAQIKLLGADYEELINSKGKIAPVISDTPVNVSFKVTKDGKEAVSKDYEIMLKAPNASQGNPKPRIIPEILQWKGGQGEYKLGNTVTVACPEKELAQTFAADMEDVLGRKVKFVAPGAKADISFSVLKGGNLGGEGYRLQVTRDGIRIGAATPTGLFWGTRTLLQMLRQTPGSVPCGTAVDFPRFQLRGFMLDVARTPYPLSYLKDVIRTMAWYKMNDLHLVINNNFIFHEMYVDKGRDPFKELYAAFRLESNMKGKDGVPLTAKDLFYTKKEFVELVDYAARRGISIVPEIDTPGHALSFTRLRPDLIYKGPMNHEKRRSEMLDAANPETINLVGKVFDEYLLKDPKLGRPVFGSKVVHVGADEFYGDKEDYRHFADAVLKHALKRGYTPRIWGSLSTKPGKTPVVSKGVQMNLWSTGWMRAWEAVNLGYDVINTNDSALYVVPYANYYRMDRNHKGLYNNWIPNRVGNETLPSGHPQLIGATFAVWNDETDLKHSGYAPYDIWGVISGSMDVLSQKMWGKAKAPDSFEEHRELVKTIGEAPRTNPLHKWKDSKPFSVVPGKLPQQLNQPALGPNYRLTMELELSAAPEGKEQVLLSGPEGELFAVMKDGTMGFRRDDSLEFSFGTKLPVGKKVKVEIVGEPEKTSLLIDGQPAGTMTLKSFRNPNENFEPRTKGVRSTFVLPLKELGSSFQGKVFNVNVQPQ; this is encoded by the coding sequence ATGAAGAAGAACATATTCCTGATGCTTGCCGCCTTTGCGGCGTCTCCGCTGATGGGGCAGGATGCTCAGCAGATTGCGAACTCCCTTTCCATCCCTGAGGTGAAAGCGGGCGCAAGGCAGCTGCCGATGCCCAGCGCTTCCGGAGCCCAGATCAAGCTGCTGGGGGCCGATTACGAAGAGCTCATCAACAGCAAGGGGAAAATAGCTCCCGTCATTTCAGACACTCCGGTCAACGTCAGCTTCAAGGTGACCAAGGACGGCAAGGAAGCCGTCAGCAAGGATTATGAAATCATGCTCAAGGCTCCGAACGCCTCCCAGGGCAACCCGAAGCCCAGGATTATCCCGGAAATCCTGCAATGGAAGGGCGGCCAGGGTGAATACAAGCTGGGGAATACCGTTACCGTAGCGTGCCCGGAAAAGGAGCTGGCGCAAACGTTTGCGGCGGATATGGAAGACGTGCTGGGGCGCAAGGTCAAGTTTGTGGCTCCCGGCGCCAAGGCGGATATTTCCTTTTCCGTGCTCAAGGGCGGCAATCTGGGCGGGGAAGGCTACCGGCTCCAGGTGACCAGGGACGGAATCCGCATTGGCGCGGCCACCCCTACCGGCCTGTTCTGGGGTACGCGCACCCTGCTGCAGATGCTCCGCCAGACGCCCGGCAGCGTTCCCTGCGGCACGGCGGTGGACTTCCCCCGCTTCCAGCTGCGCGGCTTCATGCTGGACGTTGCGCGCACGCCGTATCCCCTCAGCTACCTGAAGGACGTGATCCGCACCATGGCCTGGTACAAGATGAACGATCTGCACCTGGTCATTAACAACAACTTCATTTTCCATGAAATGTATGTGGACAAGGGCCGTGACCCGTTCAAGGAGCTCTATGCCGCCTTCCGCCTGGAGTCCAACATGAAGGGCAAGGACGGCGTTCCCCTTACGGCCAAGGACCTTTTCTACACCAAGAAGGAGTTTGTTGAACTGGTGGATTACGCCGCGCGCCGCGGCATCAGCATCGTTCCGGAGATTGACACTCCAGGGCACGCGCTTTCCTTTACCCGCCTGCGCCCGGACCTTATTTACAAGGGACCCATGAACCATGAAAAGCGCCGCAGCGAGATGCTGGACGCCGCCAACCCGGAAACCATCAATCTGGTGGGCAAGGTATTTGACGAGTATTTGCTGAAAGACCCCAAGCTGGGACGCCCGGTGTTCGGCAGCAAGGTGGTGCATGTGGGCGCGGACGAGTTTTACGGGGACAAGGAAGATTACCGCCACTTTGCGGACGCCGTGCTGAAGCACGCCCTGAAGCGCGGCTATACCCCCCGCATCTGGGGCAGCCTGAGCACCAAGCCCGGCAAAACCCCCGTGGTGAGCAAGGGCGTTCAGATGAACCTCTGGAGTACGGGATGGATGAGGGCCTGGGAAGCCGTGAACCTGGGTTACGACGTCATCAATACCAATGACAGCGCCCTGTACGTGGTGCCCTACGCCAATTATTACCGCATGGACAGGAACCACAAGGGACTTTATAACAACTGGATTCCCAACCGCGTCGGGAATGAAACCCTGCCTTCCGGCCATCCCCAGCTCATCGGCGCGACCTTTGCCGTCTGGAATGATGAAACGGACCTCAAGCATTCCGGCTATGCTCCCTATGACATTTGGGGCGTTATTTCCGGCTCCATGGACGTGCTGTCCCAGAAGATGTGGGGCAAGGCCAAGGCTCCGGATTCTTTTGAAGAGCACCGTGAACTGGTGAAGACCATCGGGGAAGCCCCCCGCACCAACCCCCTCCACAAGTGGAAGGACTCCAAGCCCTTCTCCGTGGTTCCGGGCAAACTGCCCCAGCAGCTGAACCAGCCCGCCCTGGGGCCCAACTACCGCCTCACCATGGAGCTTGAGCTTTCCGCCGCTCCGGAAGGGAAGGAACAGGTGCTGCTTTCCGGCCCTGAAGGGGAGTTGTTCGCCGTCATGAAGGATGGCACCATGGGCTTCCGCCGTGATGATTCCCTGGAATTCTCCTTCGGAACCAAGCTGCCCGTCGGCAAGAAGGTGAAGGTTGAGATTGTGGGTGAACCGGAGAAAACCAGCCTGCTCATTGACGGGCAGCCCGCGGGGACCATGACCCTCAAGAGCTTCCGCAACCCTAACGAAAACTTTGAACCCCGCACCAAGGGGGTGCGCTCCACCTTTGTGCTCCCGCTGAAGGAACTGGGTTCTTCCTTCCAGGGAAAGGTGTTTAACGTGAACGTGCAGCCGCAGTAA